A region of Marnyiella aurantia DNA encodes the following proteins:
- a CDS encoding DUF2130 domain-containing protein — protein sequence MNEIICPHCNKAFKIDEAGFADIVRQVRDHQFEHELKTRLALADREKESAVKLAEAQVRQTLQENLAKKDREISELKAQSEVALAEKINQKEAEILKLKSFIDNVEIQKQLAVNEAVQKIEKERDALTHELRTKDLEKQNLESSLKQHYNTELQNKEAIIKYKDDEIARVRDMKLKLSTKMLGESLEQHCEIEFNKLRATAFQKAYFEKDNDARSGSKGDYIYKEFDDAGNEIISIMFEMKNECDETATKKRNDDFLKELDKDRNEKKCEYAVLVSCLEAESEYYNSGIVDVSHRYDKMYVVRPQFFIPIITLLRNAAMNSLQYKAELALVRSQNIDITHFEDKMNKFKEGFARNYDLASRKFKDAIDGIDKTIIQLQKTKEALLSSENNLRLANQKTEDLTIKKLTHNNPTMKAKFDELKENPSENPNLF from the coding sequence ATGAACGAAATAATCTGCCCCCACTGTAACAAAGCCTTTAAAATTGATGAAGCCGGATTTGCCGATATTGTGCGGCAGGTACGCGACCATCAGTTTGAACACGAACTTAAAACCCGGCTGGCGCTGGCCGACCGTGAAAAAGAAAGCGCCGTAAAACTGGCGGAGGCTCAGGTAAGGCAGACACTTCAGGAAAACCTGGCAAAAAAAGACCGCGAAATTTCTGAACTTAAAGCTCAGAGCGAAGTGGCTCTGGCCGAAAAAATTAATCAGAAAGAAGCTGAAATCCTGAAACTAAAATCCTTCATCGATAATGTCGAGATTCAGAAACAGCTGGCCGTTAACGAAGCTGTGCAGAAGATTGAAAAGGAGCGCGATGCCCTCACACATGAACTCCGTACCAAGGATCTGGAGAAACAGAACCTTGAAAGTTCACTGAAACAACATTACAATACGGAACTTCAGAACAAGGAAGCCATCATCAAATATAAGGATGATGAAATCGCACGTGTACGTGATATGAAACTTAAACTCAGCACAAAAATGCTGGGCGAATCACTGGAGCAGCACTGCGAAATTGAATTCAACAAACTGCGCGCTACGGCTTTCCAGAAAGCCTATTTCGAAAAAGACAATGACGCCCGTTCCGGCAGTAAAGGTGACTACATCTACAAAGAGTTTGATGATGCCGGCAATGAAATCATTTCGATTATGTTCGAGATGAAAAACGAGTGCGACGAAACGGCTACAAAAAAAAGGAACGACGATTTCCTGAAAGAACTTGACAAAGACCGTAACGAAAAAAAGTGCGAATACGCAGTTCTGGTTTCATGTCTGGAAGCGGAAAGCGAATATTACAATTCCGGTATCGTAGACGTTTCTCACCGTTACGACAAAATGTATGTGGTAAGACCCCAATTCTTTATCCCCATAATCACTTTACTCCGTAATGCAGCTATGAACTCCCTTCAGTACAAGGCCGAACTCGCACTGGTGCGCAGCCAGAACATTGACATTACCCATTTTGAGGATAAGATGAATAAGTTCAAGGAAGGATTTGCACGGAATTACGATTTGGCCAGCCGCAAGTTTAAGGATGCCATTGACGGGATTGACAAAACCATCATCCAACTTCAGAAAACCAAAGAAGCGCTGCTTTCTTCAGAAAACAACCTCAGACTGGCCAATCAGAAAACTGAGGATCTTACCATCAAGAAACTTACGCACAACAATCCTACGATGAAGGCTAAGTTTGATGAACTGAAAGAAAATCCAAGCGAAAATCCGAATCTTTTCTGA
- a CDS encoding mechanosensitive ion channel family protein has protein sequence MKEEIQQTKTLLADLVLTIHRFIAENISDQWEVQVLIKFLMLFGIVFTLDLLIKIILLPIFSSYRDGEKYPFFKAVHTSGITRSVANIIALLLGNILFTAFFSVYHKETFSILHRVYNVVAIVAVARMGLRALKAVENYFFYKKDYYKIVALKAISETLKTIGIFIFIVVLISVIFGIQGTTILGSLGAITAVLVLVFRDTILGFMTSLHVATSKNLKVGDWIGIPKYNLEGTIEEINLLTTKIENFDKTKSTIPTYDLLSTEIKNMQVMSESNTRRIKRSISFNIKSFRFLSPEDIEKFSKINLVADYLKLKKEEIAAERAGLQNSDLLINGRQLTNIGVFREYTFNYLKNSAHIDQEGTLMVRQLENTPQGLPLEIYCFTNNSVWTNYEEIQSDIFDHLLVASREFDLEVMQFNKI, from the coding sequence ATGAAAGAGGAAATTCAGCAAACCAAGACTTTACTGGCAGATCTGGTTTTGACCATTCACCGGTTTATCGCGGAAAATATTTCTGACCAGTGGGAGGTGCAGGTGCTCATAAAGTTCCTGATGCTGTTCGGGATCGTATTTACTTTGGATCTTTTGATTAAGATCATTCTGCTTCCCATCTTTTCCAGTTACCGCGACGGGGAAAAATATCCCTTCTTCAAAGCGGTGCACACTTCCGGAATTACGCGCTCCGTAGCTAATATCATTGCGCTCCTGCTTGGTAACATTCTTTTCACGGCCTTTTTCAGCGTTTATCATAAGGAAACCTTCAGTATACTGCATAGGGTGTATAACGTGGTTGCCATTGTGGCAGTTGCCAGAATGGGCCTGCGCGCACTGAAGGCTGTAGAGAATTACTTTTTCTATAAAAAGGATTATTATAAGATTGTCGCGCTTAAAGCCATTTCCGAAACCCTTAAAACAATAGGTATTTTCATCTTCATAGTGGTGCTGATTTCGGTGATCTTCGGAATACAGGGAACGACCATTTTGGGAAGTCTGGGGGCAATTACGGCGGTCCTGGTGCTGGTTTTCCGTGATACGATACTCGGATTTATGACCAGTTTGCACGTAGCAACCTCCAAAAACCTTAAGGTGGGCGACTGGATCGGTATCCCAAAATACAATCTGGAAGGCACTATTGAAGAGATCAACTTGCTAACGACTAAGATCGAGAATTTCGATAAGACCAAATCTACCATACCCACCTACGACTTGCTTTCCACTGAAATCAAGAACATGCAGGTGATGTCCGAAAGTAATACCAGGCGTATCAAGCGGTCCATCAGCTTCAATATAAAGTCGTTCAGGTTCCTGAGTCCGGAAGATATTGAAAAGTTCTCCAAAATAAATTTAGTGGCAGATTACCTTAAACTGAAAAAAGAAGAAATTGCCGCCGAACGTGCAGGTCTGCAGAATTCCGATCTTCTTATAAACGGCCGTCAGCTTACCAATATTGGGGTCTTCAGGGAATATACTTTCAATTACTTAAAAAACAGTGCGCATATAGATCAGGAAGGTACTCTGATGGTTCGGCAGCTCGAAAATACGCCGCAGGGTCTGCCTCTTGAGATCTATTGCTTCACTAATAATTCGGTGTGGACCAATTACGAAGAGATTCAGTCTGATATTTTTGACCATCTGCTTGTAGCTTCCCGCGAATTTGACCTGGAAGTAATGCAGTTTAACAAAATTTAA
- a CDS encoding pyridoxine 5'-phosphate synthase, with protein sequence MTKLSVNINKIATLRNARGGELPSVTEAAVKLQKFGAQGITIHPRPDERHITRKDVYDLKPLVTTEYNIEGNPHRAFIDMVLEVKPEQVTLVPDADDAITSNAGWDCQKHGAFLKEVIREFNDAGIRTSIFLDPNPEMVKYAAQTGADRIELYTEAYAKNYTVNREQAVQDYVKTAEEAHLNGLGVNAGHDLSLDNLKYFADTVPGLLEVSIGHALISEALYMGMENTVQAYLKRLAKW encoded by the coding sequence ATGACTAAACTCAGTGTAAATATAAACAAGATCGCCACACTTCGGAATGCGAGAGGCGGAGAACTGCCCAGTGTGACCGAGGCGGCGGTAAAACTTCAGAAATTCGGCGCGCAGGGAATTACAATCCATCCAAGACCGGACGAAAGGCATATCACCCGAAAAGACGTGTATGACCTGAAGCCATTGGTAACAACCGAATATAATATCGAGGGAAATCCCCACCGCGCTTTCATTGATATGGTTCTGGAGGTGAAACCTGAACAGGTAACTCTGGTGCCGGATGCCGATGATGCCATTACTTCAAACGCCGGCTGGGACTGCCAAAAACACGGCGCTTTTCTTAAAGAAGTTATCAGGGAGTTTAATGATGCGGGTATCCGTACTTCCATTTTTCTGGATCCCAATCCGGAAATGGTAAAATATGCCGCCCAAACAGGTGCGGACCGTATTGAACTCTACACGGAAGCGTATGCAAAAAACTATACGGTGAACAGGGAGCAGGCCGTTCAGGATTATGTGAAGACCGCTGAAGAAGCTCACCTTAACGGACTTGGAGTGAACGCAGGTCATGATTTAAGCCTGGACAATCTTAAATACTTTGCAGATACTGTTCCGGGACTGTTGGAAGTGTCCATTGGACATGCTTTGATTTCCGAAGCACTCTATATGGGAATGGAAAATACGGTACAGGCCTACCTGAAAAGGCTCGCTAAGTGGTAA
- a CDS encoding winged helix-turn-helix transcriptional regulator: protein MAKRECSNCLDTLNPVRDALYVINGKWKLPIIISVSVGNERFNAIQESIPGISARVLAKELKDLERHQLISRTVSDDYPSRIIYKAEAYADTLTPIIYALKDWGINHRNRMSVSDNSSDDIE from the coding sequence ATGGCAAAGAGAGAATGCAGCAATTGTCTGGACACTTTAAATCCGGTGCGCGATGCACTTTATGTTATAAACGGTAAATGGAAACTGCCCATTATCATCTCTGTTTCAGTAGGTAATGAGAGGTTTAATGCCATACAGGAAAGTATCCCGGGAATCAGTGCACGTGTACTGGCAAAGGAACTGAAGGACCTGGAGCGCCACCAGCTCATCAGCCGGACGGTTTCGGATGATTATCCGTCGCGTATCATTTACAAAGCAGAAGCGTACGCTGACACACTGACGCCGATTATCTATGCCCTGAAAGACTGGGGAATTAACCACAGGAACAGAATGTCGGTTTCCGACAATTCTTCTGATGATATAGAATAA
- a CDS encoding endonuclease MutS2, which yields MLIQQEDLDELEFPALLAEITPFAYSHKTQDRIMELRPMPIDGAELTLKKTAEFLTSFESHNIIPFNEFEDIDDELKLMVIENFRLDAKSFIKIKNITAQIGRLQKFLPNFADTFPHLIAEIKDLDFRKEIIDKIDKVFNRFGDVKSEASPVLKELRNEIQLARKAIQENFNRALTAHGQSDFLDEIRETIIEDQRVLAVKSGFKKRIPGRVLGISKTGSITYIQPESVLKHYFKQRENEEEEKKEVDRILRNLTAEIAEFQPQLSEYQRYIFDLDLIRAKAKFAEQINGILPKINRHPTLRLREAYHPLLFLSNKAEGKQIFSQTLTLTEHNRILCISGPNAGGKSITLKTVGLLQLMIQSGILIPAHPKSEMFFFDKIMTDIGDNQSIENHLSTYSSRLKKMSGIIKEADANTLLLIDEFGTGSDPELGGALAESFLEYFYGKKSFAIITTHYTNIKLVVEQLPNAENAAMLFDEKSLEPLYKLEVGQAGSSFTFEVAEKNKIPQFILRSAKKKVEKDVVNLDKTIVKLQQEKFEVQKLRTNLSEQQDSVVDKRDHLQKLNEQLQQKLFNFQKLYEEEHRKLQFGNKIEGFIDAYMKGKSRKDVVRDFVKILEQEKFRKLGADKDETKKLQVVKRKITQQLKKADIQEKIAETHEKIVEKKKEERDLWLKPGQRVRITGSTSVGTIEKISKNKITVNYGTFKTTISADELERI from the coding sequence GTGCTGATACAACAAGAAGATTTAGATGAACTGGAATTTCCGGCGCTTTTAGCCGAAATCACTCCGTTCGCATACTCACACAAGACGCAGGACCGTATTATGGAACTCCGTCCGATGCCTATAGACGGGGCGGAACTTACCCTTAAAAAAACTGCGGAATTTCTTACTAGCTTTGAAAGTCATAACATCATTCCCTTTAACGAGTTTGAAGATATTGACGATGAGCTGAAACTGATGGTAATTGAAAACTTCCGCCTGGACGCGAAGTCATTTATCAAAATAAAAAACATCACAGCCCAAATTGGCCGACTGCAAAAGTTCCTGCCGAATTTCGCAGATACATTTCCACATCTGATCGCTGAAATCAAAGACCTGGATTTCCGCAAAGAAATCATTGACAAGATTGACAAGGTTTTTAACCGTTTCGGCGATGTAAAAAGTGAGGCTTCCCCTGTACTTAAAGAACTCCGTAACGAAATACAGCTTGCCCGAAAAGCCATTCAGGAAAACTTCAACCGGGCCCTGACCGCGCATGGGCAAAGTGATTTCCTGGACGAAATCCGCGAGACCATTATTGAAGACCAGCGAGTGCTGGCGGTAAAATCCGGATTTAAAAAAAGGATACCGGGACGGGTTTTAGGAATTTCCAAAACCGGGTCTATCACCTATATTCAGCCGGAAAGTGTACTGAAGCATTATTTTAAGCAGCGCGAAAATGAAGAGGAAGAAAAAAAAGAAGTAGACCGTATCCTTCGGAACCTGACAGCGGAAATAGCTGAATTTCAGCCACAGCTCAGCGAATATCAACGGTATATCTTTGATCTGGACCTTATCCGCGCCAAAGCCAAATTCGCTGAGCAGATTAACGGAATTCTCCCCAAAATAAACCGCCATCCTACCCTGCGGCTACGTGAGGCTTATCACCCGTTGCTTTTTTTAAGTAATAAGGCTGAGGGAAAACAGATATTCTCACAAACCCTGACCCTTACAGAACATAACCGGATCCTTTGTATTTCCGGACCGAATGCTGGCGGAAAATCCATCACGCTGAAGACAGTTGGTCTGCTGCAGCTGATGATTCAGAGCGGCATACTTATTCCGGCTCATCCAAAGTCGGAGATGTTTTTCTTCGACAAAATAATGACTGATATCGGCGACAACCAGTCTATTGAGAATCATTTGTCTACCTACTCCTCACGTTTGAAAAAGATGTCGGGCATCATAAAGGAAGCAGACGCCAACACACTGCTTCTCATTGATGAATTCGGTACGGGATCCGACCCTGAGCTGGGTGGTGCCCTGGCTGAGAGTTTTCTGGAATATTTTTACGGGAAGAAAAGCTTTGCCATCATCACCACGCACTACACGAACATTAAACTGGTAGTGGAACAGCTTCCGAATGCTGAAAATGCGGCGATGCTTTTTGATGAAAAAAGTCTGGAACCACTTTATAAACTAGAAGTGGGCCAGGCCGGCAGTTCATTTACCTTTGAGGTGGCCGAGAAAAATAAAATCCCACAGTTTATCCTGAGATCTGCCAAGAAGAAGGTTGAAAAAGATGTGGTTAATCTGGACAAAACCATTGTTAAACTTCAGCAGGAAAAATTCGAGGTTCAGAAACTGCGCACCAACCTTTCGGAACAGCAGGATTCAGTGGTGGACAAACGCGATCATTTGCAGAAGCTGAACGAGCAGCTGCAGCAGAAACTGTTTAACTTCCAGAAACTGTATGAAGAAGAGCACCGCAAACTGCAGTTCGGAAATAAGATTGAAGGATTTATTGACGCCTATATGAAGGGGAAATCCCGGAAAGATGTTGTCCGTGATTTTGTAAAGATTCTGGAGCAGGAAAAATTCAGAAAGCTGGGCGCGGATAAGGATGAAACCAAGAAACTGCAGGTCGTAAAACGCAAGATCACACAGCAGCTTAAAAAGGCTGACATTCAGGAAAAAATTGCCGAAACCCACGAAAAGATTGTGGAAAAGAAAAAGGAAGAACGCGATTTATGGCTGAAACCGGGACAACGGGTTCGCATCACCGGAAGCACAAGCGTTGGGACCATAGAGAAAATTTCCAAAAACAAAATAACGGTTAATTACGGCACCTTTAAAACAACAATCAGTGCAGATGAGCTGGAAAGAATTTAG
- a CDS encoding alpha/beta fold hydrolase: MNILHSKIYGQDKSGMPLLVFHGLFGMLDNWASFGKVMGEFFPVHLVDLRNHGKSFHSEDMSHDDLAHDIAHYMEAHSLEKVNLLGHSLGGKAVMQFAVKYPVKVEKLIVVDIAPKAYPPHHQGIIKALQTVDFQKLTSRQEVEDALKEYIPETSVIQFLAKNLYWTEDKKLAWRFNLKTLSEKYDQFVSNAIKFGVFTGETLFISGAKSNYILPQDEFQIKQQFPHAAVVTIANAGHWVQAENPTDFNEVVKDFIFNIKKY, from the coding sequence ATGAATATTCTCCACTCAAAGATATACGGACAGGATAAATCCGGAATGCCATTGCTCGTATTTCATGGTCTTTTTGGGATGCTGGATAACTGGGCGAGTTTCGGGAAAGTGATGGGCGAATTTTTTCCCGTGCATCTGGTCGATTTAAGAAATCACGGCAAAAGTTTCCATTCAGAGGATATGTCGCACGATGACTTGGCGCACGATATTGCGCATTATATGGAAGCCCATAGCCTGGAAAAAGTGAACCTTCTGGGCCACTCTTTGGGTGGTAAGGCAGTGATGCAGTTCGCCGTAAAATATCCGGTGAAAGTTGAAAAACTTATAGTTGTAGATATCGCTCCCAAAGCCTATCCGCCTCATCATCAGGGAATAATTAAGGCGCTCCAAACGGTAGATTTTCAAAAACTGACTTCACGTCAGGAAGTTGAGGATGCTCTTAAAGAATATATTCCGGAAACATCGGTCATTCAGTTCCTCGCAAAGAACCTGTACTGGACCGAAGATAAAAAGCTTGCATGGCGCTTTAACCTGAAAACGCTTTCCGAAAAGTACGACCAGTTTGTATCCAACGCAATTAAATTTGGCGTCTTTACCGGAGAAACACTCTTTATCAGTGGTGCCAAATCTAACTATATCCTGCCTCAGGACGAGTTTCAGATCAAGCAGCAGTTTCCTCACGCTGCTGTAGTTACCATTGCCAACGCCGGACACTGGGTTCAGGCTGAAAATCCAACAGATTTCAATGAGGTAGTAAAGGATTTCATTTTCAACATTAAGAAATACTGA
- a CDS encoding LLM class flavin-dependent oxidoreductase, translating to MNNRTISYSILELAIVSQGQSFKETLNNSLVLAKEAEELGYKRVWFAEHHNSESVGSSATSVLIGYVAENTSKLRVGSGGIMLPNHAPLIIVEQFSTLAHLYPGRIDLGLGRAPGTDQETAREIRSDFMQAAHSFPREVAKIQQYFSADNKAAKVRVPMAEGTDVPVYILGSSTDSAHLAAQKGLPYAFASHFATTHLHNALSIYRDEFEPSEFLEKPYTIAGVNVYVADTDEEAQELFTSLIRMFIGILTGARDPLYPPGPMTDDLEEMFHHPAVQQMLKYSFVGSRETVKREIKQFLDETQVDELIVVSTMFNLQDRLKSARLFSEIMTEINNED from the coding sequence ATGAATAACCGAACAATATCATACTCAATCCTGGAACTCGCGATCGTTTCGCAGGGACAAAGTTTTAAGGAAACTTTAAACAATTCCCTTGTTCTGGCAAAAGAGGCCGAAGAACTTGGCTATAAGCGCGTCTGGTTTGCGGAACATCACAATTCCGAATCTGTAGGCAGCAGTGCTACCTCAGTACTTATCGGATACGTAGCCGAAAACACCTCCAAGCTCAGGGTAGGCTCGGGCGGAATTATGCTTCCGAATCACGCCCCGCTTATCATTGTTGAACAGTTCAGTACTCTGGCGCATCTTTATCCGGGCCGAATTGATTTAGGACTTGGGCGTGCACCCGGTACCGACCAGGAAACAGCCCGTGAGATCCGTTCCGATTTTATGCAGGCCGCACATTCATTCCCAAGAGAGGTGGCAAAGATTCAGCAGTATTTTTCAGCGGACAATAAAGCAGCGAAGGTCCGCGTGCCTATGGCCGAAGGAACTGACGTTCCGGTTTATATATTAGGTTCCAGTACCGACAGCGCACATCTTGCGGCTCAAAAAGGCCTGCCGTATGCTTTTGCCAGCCATTTCGCCACAACCCATCTGCACAATGCGCTTAGCATTTACCGTGACGAGTTCGAACCCTCAGAGTTTTTGGAGAAACCTTACACCATTGCTGGTGTGAATGTATATGTCGCAGATACGGATGAAGAAGCGCAGGAACTCTTTACGTCGCTGATCCGAATGTTTATTGGTATACTTACAGGCGCCCGAGATCCACTTTATCCGCCCGGACCCATGACCGACGATCTGGAGGAGATGTTCCATCATCCGGCGGTGCAGCAAATGCTGAAATACTCGTTTGTTGGAAGCCGGGAAACTGTGAAACGGGAAATCAAGCAGTTCCTGGATGAAACTCAGGTGGATGAGCTCATCGTAGTTTCTACAATGTTTAACCTTCAGGACAGGCTAAAATCCGCACGTCTGTTCTCGGAAATCATGACTGAAATAAACAATGAAGATTAA
- a CDS encoding lacto-N-biose phosphorylase central domain-containing protein has product MKKTVYLFLSILLLSLYGCIRSEDNIVEVTNPTPISTKKGTVSGKVMAKNGIKPIGGALVFTFDSQNKLYHTYSNSAGDFTLEAPEGPRKIHIQTGDGSNFRSEFTITVPKTDNVVASANLTKLNQVANMAYVKGSYDEIEDIVTGLGYLVTEIDYNDLKVMSTLSQYDVIFLNCGSRGQSHSGTSTPNNDTEVYDNLATFVSNGGSLYASDWDVAYLLGGNNNTPACNTSGGFIPDALMCSTSTGSATTYTNCAVSNVNLANALGFNTLDIQYDLGSWQKIISYDVAFWEVLVQRNNEALMVRTNKFHSTGAPAMPVGNSANSGWVTICHDDNGTPVTITVNQSDLQAHLTHGDSVGSCTGVSTSGNIYYTTFHNHATGNIGNTAPILQYVILNL; this is encoded by the coding sequence ATGAAAAAAACAGTTTACCTTTTTCTCAGTATTTTGCTGCTGTCCCTCTACGGTTGTATACGCAGCGAAGACAATATAGTTGAAGTGACTAATCCCACTCCCATAAGCACCAAGAAAGGTACAGTGAGCGGTAAGGTGATGGCTAAAAACGGAATTAAACCCATAGGTGGCGCTCTGGTGTTCACCTTCGACAGCCAGAATAAACTATATCATACGTACTCCAACTCTGCCGGTGATTTCACACTTGAAGCGCCTGAAGGACCACGTAAGATTCATATCCAAACAGGCGATGGTTCAAATTTCAGATCTGAGTTTACTATTACCGTACCTAAAACCGATAATGTAGTCGCTTCGGCAAATCTTACCAAGTTGAATCAGGTAGCGAACATGGCCTATGTAAAAGGCAGCTATGATGAAATTGAAGATATTGTGACCGGTCTGGGATATCTGGTAACTGAAATTGATTATAATGATCTGAAAGTGATGAGTACGCTTTCGCAGTATGATGTTATTTTCCTGAACTGCGGCTCTCGTGGCCAAAGTCATTCCGGCACTTCAACACCGAATAATGACACTGAAGTTTATGACAACCTGGCTACCTTTGTAAGCAACGGCGGCAGTCTTTATGCGTCGGACTGGGATGTTGCGTATCTGCTCGGTGGGAATAACAATACACCGGCCTGTAACACCTCGGGCGGTTTTATTCCGGATGCACTTATGTGTTCCACCAGTACGGGTTCGGCTACAACTTATACCAACTGCGCTGTGAGCAACGTGAACCTTGCAAATGCTTTAGGTTTCAATACGCTGGACATCCAGTACGATTTGGGTTCATGGCAAAAGATTATCAGCTATGACGTTGCGTTCTGGGAAGTACTGGTACAGCGTAATAACGAAGCCTTAATGGTCCGCACCAATAAATTCCACAGCACCGGCGCACCTGCCATGCCTGTTGGAAACTCGGCAAACAGCGGATGGGTAACGATCTGTCATGATGATAACGGTACACCGGTTACCATTACCGTGAACCAAAGTGACCTGCAGGCACATCTAACCCACGGCGACTCTGTAGGCTCCTGCACGGGAGTATCTACCAGTGGAAATATCTACTATACCACATTTCATAACCATGCAACGGGCAATATTGGAAATACTGCCCCAATCCTTCAGTATGTAATTTTAAATCTTTAA
- a CDS encoding DUF456 domain-containing protein, with the protein MDYGLISLVSIILLVLGIAGTILPVLPGLLLSLCGVLIYKFGTGSDLSMAYIWIFSILTLASIVLNYLIPAKTNRKYGGTRWGSIGSVIGTIAGFFIPIPFGFLIGMFAGVFIGELLHDAGDRKKAFNSMKGAFIGFIIGTGFNLVVGVAMFLVVLWDIINS; encoded by the coding sequence ATGGATTACGGTCTTATAAGCCTTGTAAGCATTATTTTGCTTGTTCTTGGAATAGCAGGTACTATTCTGCCGGTTCTTCCAGGCCTTTTACTAAGCCTTTGTGGCGTTCTGATCTATAAATTCGGAACCGGTTCCGACCTTTCAATGGCATACATCTGGATATTTTCCATCCTTACGCTGGCCTCAATTGTTCTGAATTACTTGATACCGGCAAAGACAAACCGAAAATACGGCGGCACGCGCTGGGGCAGCATAGGTTCTGTAATCGGCACTATTGCAGGATTTTTCATACCTATACCTTTTGGTTTTCTGATTGGGATGTTTGCCGGTGTTTTTATAGGTGAGTTACTACATGATGCGGGCGACCGAAAGAAGGCCTTCAATTCCATGAAAGGAGCCTTTATCGGTTTTATAATAGGAACCGGCTTTAATCTCGTAGTAGGCGTGGCAATGTTTTTGGTTGTACTGTGGGATATCATTAATTCCTAA
- a CDS encoding uracil-DNA glycosylase codes for MDWKEILAPIKKSAYFEDLWKNVLSEYANTQCFPPRKQIFRALELTSFQDVRVVIIGQDPYHNDGQANGLCFSVSESVSAPPSLKNIFTELQSDTGIERTRKDLEDWAKQGVLLLNATLTVRAHSPNSHKDLGWERFTDFVISQIADKKEHVVFILWGAFAQKKEELIDSSKHLIIKSAHPSPFSVYRGFYGSKPFSKVNAYLSRNNLPEIKW; via the coding sequence ATGGACTGGAAAGAAATCCTTGCCCCAATAAAAAAATCAGCGTACTTCGAAGACCTCTGGAAAAACGTTCTGTCGGAATATGCAAATACGCAATGCTTTCCGCCCAGGAAACAGATTTTCCGCGCCCTGGAACTTACTTCTTTTCAGGATGTCAGGGTTGTTATCATTGGACAGGATCCTTACCATAATGACGGACAGGCCAACGGGCTTTGCTTTTCGGTTTCAGAAAGTGTGTCCGCACCCCCTTCCTTAAAGAATATTTTTACAGAACTTCAGTCCGATACCGGCATCGAACGTACACGAAAGGACCTTGAAGATTGGGCAAAGCAGGGTGTGCTGTTGCTTAACGCCACACTAACGGTAAGGGCACACTCACCAAATTCCCACAAGGATTTAGGTTGGGAAAGGTTTACGGATTTTGTTATCAGCCAAATCGCAGACAAAAAGGAACATGTTGTTTTTATTTTGTGGGGCGCCTTCGCACAAAAAAAGGAGGAACTTATAGATTCCTCCAAACATCTTATAATAAAATCGGCACATCCTTCACCATTCTCCGTTTACCGGGGATTTTACGGCAGCAAGCCTTTTTCAAAAGTGAATGCGTACCTGTCCCGGAACAACCTGCCGGAGATCAAGTGGTAG